One window of the Populus trichocarpa isolate Nisqually-1 chromosome 9, P.trichocarpa_v4.1, whole genome shotgun sequence genome contains the following:
- the LOC7490007 gene encoding peroxidase 10 — MQMAKTLFSYFTIPLFLCLSSLHLVTSFPFASGQIDYNYNYNYYDRSCPRLGMIVKYGVWAAFKNDTRIAASLLRLHFHDCFVNGCDASILLDDTIDFRGEKNAFPNRNSVRGYEVIESIKADVENACSSTVSCADILTLAARESVLLSGGPYYPLSFGRRDGLTASEKAANEQLPSPIEPLENITAKFTSKGLDMKDVAVLSGAHTIGFAQCFTFKRRLFDFKGTGKPDPTLESLALTNLQGMCPNKDASNSNLAPLDYASTYRFDNAYYVNLVNSTGLLESDQALMGDPRTAALVTAYSSNSYLFSADFASSMTKLSNLGILTGSNGQIRKKCGSVN, encoded by the exons ATGCAAATGGCTAAGACACTCTTCTCATACTTCACCATTCCCTTGTTTCTTTGCTTGTCTTCGCTTCACTTAGTCACTTCCTTCCCTTTTGCTAGTGGTCAGATTGATTACAATTACAACTACAATTACTATGACAGGTCATGCCCCCGATTGGGAATGATTGTTAAGTATGGTGTCTGGGCTGCTTTCAAGAATGACACCAGAATCGCTGCATCCCTCCTTCGATTGCATTTTCATGACTGCTTTGTAAAC GGCTGCGATGCTTCGATACTTTTAGATGACACGATTGATTTCAGGGGAGAGAAGAATGCTTTTCCTAACCGTAATTCAGTTAGAGGATATGAAGTCATTGAAAGTATCAAGGCAGATGTTGAAAACGCTTGCTCATCAACTGTTTCATGTGCTGATATATTGACTCTTGCAGCAAGAGAATCTGTCCTTTTG TCAGGAGGGCCTTATTATCCTCTTTCATTTGGCCGAAGAGATGGATTGACAGCAAGTGAGAAGGCAGCTAATGAACAATTGCCATCACCTATTGAACCACTAGAAAACATCACTGCTAAGTTCACATCAAAGGGTCTTGATATGAAGGATGTTGCAGTCCTCTCAG GAGCACACACCATAGGTTTTGCTCAATGCTTTACCTTCAAGAGGAGGCTCTTTGATTTCAAAGGCACCGGCAAGCCTGACCCCACACTAGAATCTTTGGCCTTGACAAACTTACAAGGCATGTGTCCAAATAAGGATGCATCAAACAGCAATCTTGCTCCTCTTGACTATGCAAGCACATACCGATTTGACAATGCTTATTATGTGAACCTCGTGAACAGCACTGGCCTTCTTGAATCTGATCAAGCTCTGATGGGGGATCCAAGGACTGCTGCACTTGTTACTGCCTACAGTTCAAATTCGTATCTTTTCTCGGCTGATTTTGCATCATCAATGACGAAGCTTAGCAATCTTGGTATACTTACAGGGAGCAATGGGCAAATTAGAAAGAAATGCGGGTCtgttaactaa
- the LOC7490006 gene encoding la-related protein 6C, with protein sequence MAQAQPEEEMSKEKEMKETTRPKNDSGSVSFKFNAQAPEFLPRSHTAATQMPISGYFYPYFNYLGATAAGGSDWFFVGNQDHAAYLISNDPNLAAMPNGPTKNSDVLTDDLRKKIIKQVEYQFSDMSLLANESMSKHINKDPEGYVPISVIASTKKMRSLVIDNDSLAQALKSSSKLSLTEDGKKIKRKIPFTDKDREELQSRIVVVENLPEDHSHQNVQKIFSVVGSVKTIRICHPHESNSSGAKNDFFVTNKLHALVELETRKIAEKAAEKLNDERNWRKGLRVRLLLRCSPKSVLPRGRRSEFDIWDEEDSPHYESTVDTFKPNNSESVTESHAEDSSGASKKAWAAKGHGKGKGRGQINCSRGLLAPVKCASTPQREASAKHASKSPRMPDGTKGFNVGRGKPLITSALTSSMME encoded by the exons aTGGCACAGGCACAACCTGAAGAAGAAATgtctaaagaaaaagaaatgaaagaaacaacCAGACCCAAAAATGATAGTGGTTCCGTGTCCTTTAAATTCAACGCACAGGCACCTGAGTTTTTGCCAAGATCACATACCGCTGCAACCCAAATGCCTATATCAggttatttttatccttacttTAATTATCTTGGTGCCACTGCTGCTGGAGGGTCTGACTGGTTCTTTGTTGGGAACCAAGACCACGCTGCCTATTTGATCTCTAATGACCCAAATCTTGCTGCAATGCCTAATGGCCCCACCAAGAATAGCGATGTTCTCACTGACGATCTTCGAAAAAAGATCATCAAACAG GTGGAGTACCAATTCAGTGACATGAGTCTTCTTGCTAACGAATCGATGTCGAAACACATTAATAAAGATCCTGAAGGCTATG TGCCAATATCTGTTATTGCTTCAACTAAGAAAATGCGGTCCCTTGTTATCGATAACGATTCGCTTGCTCAAGCACTCAAGTCTTCATCAAAACTT TCCCTGACTGAAGATGGCAAGAAGATCAAACGTAAAATCCCTTTCACTGATAAAGATAGAGAAGAATTGCAG TCTCGTATTGTTGTTGTGGAGAATTTGCCAGAAGATCATTCTCATCAAAATGTCCAGAAGATTTTCAGCGTGGTTGGAAG TGTGAAAACCATCAGAATATGCCATCCTCATGAATCCAATTCTTCCGGGGCTAAAAATGACTTCTTTGTAACCAATAAG CTGCACGCACTTGTGGAACTTGAAACCCGAAAAATAGCTGAGAAAGCG GCtgaaaagttgaatgatgaaaggAACTGGAGGAAAGGCCTTAGAGTAAGGTTGCTGCTTCGATGCTCG CCAAAATCTGTTCTCCCCAGGGGCAGAAGGTCCGAATTTGATATTTGGGACGAGGAAGATTCACCTCATTATGAATCAACTGTCGATACCTTCAAACCAAACAATTCAGAATCCGTCACAGAGAGTCAT GCTGAAGATAGTTCAGGAGCATCAAAGAAGGCATGGGCGGCAAAAGGCCATGGCAAGGGCAAAGGCCGTGGTCAAATCAATTGTAGCAGAGGTCTGCTTGCTCCTGTAAAATGTGCCAGCACCCCTCAACGTGAAGCATCTGCTAAACATGCTTCTAAGAGTCCAAGAATGCCTGATGGGACCAAAGGTTTCAATGTGGGTCGAGGCAAGCCATTGATTACTTCAGCTCTGACCAGCTCAATGATGGAATAA